A genome region from Cerasicoccus sp. TK19100 includes the following:
- the pelG gene encoding exopolysaccharide Pel transporter PelG, whose product MAGIGFAIRKMLARGTVRDSVAAYGFAALMGSGPWVISILSLALLGIAAGGYDGDQDFEVFFVSVTYAFSFSLIATGGIQLLLSRCASDVLFIGDQKRIGELLLGGCLLSMAVSLAIGLLLFGFTYPGNAVAQWSSIALFPILGAVWTTVLFASAQKDYLVVAGSFAVGYGLSFALALGAQIMFGSAYMMPGFVLGQLLLFFLLLYWLHRDFGIDRTIDIGFIADAKRYPALFVCGFAYNLGIWSDKLIYWYFSPFQVHLGGVLYACPVYDVAVYLSFLSIVPGMAVFLLTIESSFAIEMAEYIEAIEAKANLATLEERTQRIIESVQNGFFTMIKVQGLVTILLIAGAESVVSSLGIGALQLSIFRVTLVAAFLCVILFSLLTVLFYLDCLKEAAICACVLAVSNIAFTLLSLRVGIEAYGVGLIMSVALSIAVAFTYTNRNLHGLLMRTFTRVPLGI is encoded by the coding sequence ATGGCAGGAATCGGATTCGCAATTCGCAAAATGCTCGCCCGCGGGACCGTCCGCGATTCCGTGGCGGCCTACGGCTTTGCCGCATTGATGGGCAGTGGCCCGTGGGTCATCTCGATCCTCTCGCTCGCACTGCTCGGCATCGCGGCAGGTGGCTACGATGGCGACCAGGATTTCGAGGTATTTTTCGTTTCGGTAACCTACGCCTTCAGTTTCAGTTTGATCGCCACTGGCGGCATCCAGCTGCTGCTTTCCCGATGCGCTTCGGACGTGTTGTTCATCGGCGATCAAAAACGGATCGGCGAGCTGCTGCTCGGTGGCTGCCTGCTATCCATGGCGGTCTCGCTCGCAATCGGGCTGCTGCTGTTTGGCTTTACTTACCCGGGTAACGCCGTTGCCCAATGGTCGTCTATTGCGCTGTTTCCGATCCTTGGCGCGGTTTGGACTACCGTGCTCTTTGCCTCGGCACAGAAGGATTACCTCGTTGTCGCCGGCTCGTTTGCCGTTGGCTACGGTCTCAGCTTTGCCTTGGCGCTCGGGGCACAAATAATGTTTGGCTCGGCCTACATGATGCCCGGCTTTGTCCTTGGCCAATTGTTGCTGTTCTTCCTGTTGCTGTATTGGCTGCATCGTGATTTCGGTATCGACCGCACGATCGACATCGGCTTCATCGCCGACGCAAAGCGCTACCCGGCACTCTTTGTTTGCGGCTTTGCTTACAACCTCGGTATTTGGTCAGACAAGCTGATCTACTGGTATTTCTCCCCGTTTCAAGTTCACCTCGGCGGCGTGCTCTACGCCTGCCCAGTTTACGATGTGGCCGTTTATTTAAGCTTCCTGTCGATCGTTCCCGGTATGGCGGTTTTTCTACTGACCATCGAGTCTTCGTTCGCTATCGAGATGGCCGAATACATTGAGGCAATCGAAGCAAAGGCCAACCTTGCGACACTCGAAGAGCGAACACAGCGCATCATCGAGAGCGTGCAGAACGGCTTCTTCACCATGATCAAAGTGCAGGGCTTGGTGACGATTCTCTTGATCGCGGGCGCGGAGTCCGTGGTATCCAGCTTGGGCATCGGTGCACTGCAGCTATCCATCTTTCGCGTGACTTTGGTGGCCGCGTTTTTATGCGTGATATTGTTCTCGTTGCTCACGGTGCTCTTCTACCTGGACTGCCTGAAAGAAGCCGCCATCTGCGCCTGCGTGCTCGCGGTGAGTAACATCGCCTTCACCCTGCTGAGCCTGCGCGTTGGCATCGAGGCCTACGGCGTAGGGCTAATCATGTCCGTCGCGCTGTCGATTGCCGTGGCGTTTACCTACACCAACCGCAATCTGCATGGCCTGCTGATGCGCACCTTCACCCGAGTCCCGCTCGGCATTTGA
- a CDS encoding tetratricopeptide repeat protein has protein sequence MASKGKAPLPWVGLALVLTVAIGTAIFLIPSKSETFSNLIKDREFDKAREQIDQMAMNATTPEARAEVERARIEVAIAEARSEGEQIDAPTTEAIIRQVLSASAHDATTADYLEALALTQEIPAPAKFTPLEPFALAPALRDALRKTLTQQAGFRGQPAVAAQWHEALLTSPASAEDLKTGVALWRSTGDPARAFEFWQKYSAGSNDFSPVHLALLLELNRAPEAFALAQNYLTENPEKLGKEISIDEYISLATMSDQFAQAVPLIVTYSEAHPEDSLAHEKLIEYYIGNGRLNEALRLLEYELSQTNSSATQAKLAQVREWAGDPGKAFDLYLRMAADGDPHAVNRLLELNPGLYRSREVIKALKAYNPEKLTPDQQSALFDLEVQVGAYREAITISDLLLAESPDRPELWKKRGDLMRADHRLTEAVASYTKALEYAPDSIAIRRELARTLLFARDYTRAKEEYAKVYAQSGAAPDLQKLLELNRMTGDWNAYYSVLNEQFTNNHLTEPALYSDLANHYIAQKKSQVAESVLRNGIERFPDNDNLKIALLYHLSNLEKNAEALALIERYPALQNDQQLRSVRLYLLTRVNRNEDALALLETLPKDEWQNSADMLEMAAMLYQETSDSKTAEALYERAYQLFPDKPENVLRWASILAARGDYQAFRALVDPLLENPTPEVLRLTAQTLADVGQYQEAEKMMIRYVRLVPVPTPADWGMLGDIRLSRGDNRGAKQAYRLAANELIRSSKG, from the coding sequence GATCCCGTCCAAATCGGAAACGTTCTCCAACCTGATCAAGGACCGCGAGTTCGACAAAGCCCGCGAGCAGATTGATCAGATGGCGATGAATGCCACCACGCCGGAAGCACGCGCGGAGGTCGAGCGCGCCCGCATCGAAGTGGCCATTGCGGAAGCTCGCAGTGAGGGTGAACAAATCGATGCCCCCACAACCGAGGCCATCATCCGCCAGGTGCTCAGCGCCAGTGCCCACGATGCGACGACGGCCGACTATTTGGAGGCACTCGCCTTAACGCAGGAAATCCCCGCGCCCGCGAAGTTCACCCCACTGGAGCCCTTCGCGCTCGCGCCAGCGCTACGCGACGCACTGAGGAAAACGCTCACGCAGCAAGCGGGGTTTCGCGGGCAGCCTGCAGTTGCGGCTCAGTGGCATGAAGCGCTGCTCACCTCGCCCGCCTCAGCTGAAGACTTGAAAACGGGCGTCGCGCTCTGGCGCTCCACGGGCGACCCGGCCCGCGCATTCGAATTTTGGCAAAAGTATTCGGCAGGCTCCAACGACTTCAGCCCCGTGCATCTAGCTCTACTCTTGGAGCTGAACCGCGCGCCAGAAGCCTTTGCGCTAGCGCAAAATTATCTCACCGAAAATCCGGAGAAGCTCGGCAAAGAAATTTCGATCGATGAGTATATTTCTTTGGCGACAATGTCCGACCAGTTCGCGCAAGCCGTGCCGCTGATCGTCACCTACTCGGAAGCGCACCCGGAAGATTCCCTGGCGCACGAAAAATTGATCGAATACTATATTGGCAATGGCCGACTGAACGAAGCACTTCGCCTGCTCGAATATGAGCTCTCGCAAACCAACTCCTCCGCAACGCAAGCGAAACTCGCCCAAGTGCGCGAGTGGGCGGGCGATCCCGGCAAGGCTTTCGACTTGTATTTACGCATGGCTGCGGATGGCGATCCACACGCCGTTAACCGACTGCTTGAACTCAACCCCGGACTCTACCGTTCTCGCGAAGTCATCAAAGCACTCAAGGCTTACAACCCGGAAAAGCTGACGCCCGATCAGCAATCAGCGCTCTTCGATCTGGAGGTGCAAGTGGGTGCCTATCGTGAAGCAATCACGATCAGCGATCTGTTACTGGCGGAATCACCCGACCGCCCCGAACTCTGGAAAAAGCGCGGCGACCTGATGCGTGCCGACCACCGTCTAACCGAGGCAGTCGCCAGCTACACCAAGGCGCTGGAATACGCACCCGACAGCATTGCGATTCGTCGCGAGCTTGCGCGCACGCTGCTGTTTGCCCGCGACTACACCCGCGCCAAAGAAGAATACGCTAAAGTTTACGCACAAAGCGGTGCCGCGCCAGACCTGCAAAAGCTGCTCGAGCTGAACCGAATGACCGGCGACTGGAACGCCTATTATTCCGTGCTCAACGAACAGTTCACCAACAATCACTTGACCGAGCCTGCACTCTACAGCGACCTGGCAAATCACTACATAGCACAGAAGAAATCTCAGGTGGCAGAGTCGGTTTTACGCAATGGCATTGAACGTTTCCCCGACAACGACAACCTGAAAATAGCGCTGCTATACCACCTTTCTAATTTGGAGAAAAATGCCGAGGCCCTGGCTTTGATCGAGCGCTATCCCGCGTTGCAAAACGACCAACAGCTGCGCTCGGTCCGCCTCTACCTCCTCACCCGCGTCAATCGCAACGAGGATGCCTTGGCGCTTCTGGAAACCTTGCCCAAAGACGAGTGGCAAAACTCAGCCGACATGCTGGAGATGGCCGCGATGCTTTACCAGGAAACCAGCGATTCCAAAACCGCAGAGGCACTTTACGAACGCGCCTACCAGCTCTTTCCCGACAAACCGGAGAACGTCCTGCGCTGGGCTTCGATCCTGGCCGCACGTGGCGATTACCAGGCGTTTCGCGCGCTGGTGGATCCGCTGCTGGAAAACCCGACGCCCGAGGTGCTGCGCCTTACTGCGCAAACCCTGGCCGACGTTGGCCAGTATCAGGAGGCCGAGAAAATGATGATCCGCTACGTTCGCCTGGTGCCGGTCCCCACCCCCGCGGACTGGGGCATGCTGGGCGACATCCGTCTTTCGCGTGGAGACAACCGCGGTGCCAAGCAAGCCTACCGCCTTGCGGCCAACGAACTCATTCGCTCTTCTAAGGGATAA
- a CDS encoding tetratricopeptide repeat protein has product MLRHLTAAMLLLGPGVLCAEVLPQTETVQELSVLSYNDAEVLAMAQTLDAKEVKYLCYLMARLNRMGAAEDLAELVLAETPEDKNTLLAMASMYIELQEKEKALRTSERLLKSYPNDDQALYFTAAAYYQAGMYQAANDLFAEIKTRFYDDELYPYEIDLAASADRAGDWYRSMQSYQTLLREHNLNDQLRQPVRDALDNIYRERMDRLELTPEFAFQDNGWTLVAGADVSRQITDRVRLGMYGEGQTTHLDARDGIRAGNAQRGEAGAWTEFDMTKQWSWQAELGGSTGEGTHVLAGASTRYYFDPLLSVEVGVDFGEAARDTLALEFIDGRQDRVFIRVEDTWDDTWPVSLGFSARQVRVNDDIDLGNGLNAIWSFGKRLRLADPEIIVRYVGYWQGFSRDTFNPQGVAPLVSPITPLADQAAIWDNLVSTNINNQGLNVQVTDRFWRAWRYELNAAVFYSFSREAMEFAGGGRLVYYPRKSIEVFTGLTYYSSTLTNNSGNYRIELNSGLRCWF; this is encoded by the coding sequence ATGCTGCGCCACTTGACGGCGGCCATGCTGCTGCTTGGCCCGGGTGTGCTGTGCGCGGAAGTATTGCCGCAAACCGAGACCGTGCAGGAGTTGAGTGTGCTCTCCTACAACGATGCAGAAGTGCTGGCGATGGCCCAAACACTCGACGCCAAAGAAGTTAAATATCTGTGCTACCTCATGGCCCGGCTCAACCGGATGGGTGCCGCGGAAGACCTTGCTGAATTGGTTCTCGCAGAAACGCCGGAAGATAAAAACACCCTGCTGGCCATGGCCTCCATGTATATCGAGCTGCAGGAAAAAGAGAAGGCCCTGCGCACTTCCGAGCGCCTGCTAAAGAGTTATCCCAACGACGACCAGGCGCTCTATTTTACCGCTGCCGCTTATTATCAGGCGGGCATGTATCAAGCCGCGAACGATCTCTTTGCCGAAATCAAAACCCGCTTCTACGATGACGAACTCTACCCCTACGAGATCGATCTCGCTGCGTCCGCCGACCGCGCCGGTGATTGGTATCGCTCGATGCAGTCCTACCAGACGCTCCTCCGTGAGCACAACCTGAACGACCAACTCCGCCAGCCCGTGCGCGATGCGCTCGACAATATTTACCGCGAGCGCATGGACCGGCTGGAACTCACACCCGAGTTCGCCTTTCAAGATAACGGTTGGACGCTTGTGGCTGGTGCCGATGTGTCACGGCAGATCACCGACCGCGTGCGCCTGGGCATGTATGGCGAAGGCCAGACCACGCACCTCGACGCCCGCGATGGCATTCGCGCCGGTAATGCGCAGCGCGGCGAAGCAGGTGCATGGACGGAGTTCGACATGACCAAGCAATGGAGCTGGCAGGCCGAGCTGGGTGGCTCCACCGGCGAGGGCACACACGTGCTCGCGGGTGCCTCTACGCGCTACTATTTTGACCCGCTACTATCAGTGGAAGTGGGCGTCGATTTCGGTGAGGCCGCGCGCGACACCCTGGCGCTGGAATTTATCGACGGTCGGCAGGACCGCGTGTTCATCCGCGTGGAAGACACATGGGACGACACCTGGCCGGTTTCGCTGGGATTTTCCGCCCGCCAAGTTCGCGTCAATGACGACATAGATCTGGGCAACGGCCTCAATGCGATCTGGTCCTTCGGCAAACGCCTGCGCCTGGCGGACCCGGAAATCATCGTGCGCTACGTTGGCTATTGGCAGGGATTTTCGCGCGACACCTTTAACCCGCAGGGAGTCGCTCCGCTGGTCTCACCGATTACCCCACTGGCCGATCAGGCCGCGATTTGGGACAACCTCGTTTCGACCAATATCAACAACCAGGGGCTGAACGTGCAGGTGACCGATCGCTTTTGGCGAGCCTGGCGCTACGAGCTGAACGCAGCCGTGTTTTACTCGTTTTCGCGCGAGGCGATGGAGTTTGCTGGGGGCGGTCGCCTCGTTTACTATCCACGAAAGAGCATCGAAGTTTTCACCGGGCTTACTTATTACTCATCAACCTTAACCAATAATTCCGGCAACTACCGCATCGAGCTGAACAGCGGCCTGCGTTGCTGGTTTTAG
- a CDS encoding DUF4384 domain-containing protein, whose amino-acid sequence MTKHLRPLTLALRCLALATVASCSLLLAQDADPEEAFGTGLVFDVEAYRSVPYKAPVTAETYADLPKSVSLEKYCPTPGDQGPHSTCTGFAAAYHLRTILYAIENQMTNRRQIDDAIFSPTFVYEKIRDPEGDPNCKKGTSPVAALELMRSVGVAPLDAVPYLCGAGIDSDDLLIATEFPIVDYQILYTTNLPENDPIKVLSVKKALSEGSPVLICFKVHKSFYRASEVWRQQATDAGPEGQHGLHAMVAVGYDDNRYGGAVRVINSWGTKEWGDRGFVWIPYDDFARNCIGALQAYGKQPKPKPYQKSVPVTPETPLLLAGSVEFEERDGTEMPAIKIVKDGVNASGQHFEGYRLARAYPSGTRFRFYVNTNSRAYLYAFATDLTGKITQILPFEDGMSPMIGKGSTIAFPSEKKVVRMDNVPGTDYLLMLYSDEPLDPKALAEAIEANEGTLSVKVHQALGPRLIQQEHIKYADDGIGFAIQQQTRGHVVPLMVEIVHD is encoded by the coding sequence ATGACGAAACACCTTCGCCCGTTGACTCTCGCGCTGCGCTGCCTGGCATTGGCCACAGTTGCCAGTTGCTCACTGCTCTTGGCCCAGGACGCCGACCCCGAAGAAGCCTTTGGGACCGGGCTGGTGTTCGATGTCGAGGCCTACCGCAGCGTGCCTTACAAAGCGCCCGTCACGGCCGAGACCTACGCCGACTTGCCCAAATCAGTGTCTCTGGAAAAATACTGTCCCACGCCCGGCGACCAGGGGCCCCACTCCACCTGCACGGGTTTTGCCGCGGCTTACCACCTGCGCACAATTCTCTACGCCATCGAGAACCAGATGACCAACCGGCGACAGATCGACGACGCCATTTTTTCGCCGACCTTTGTCTATGAAAAAATCCGTGATCCCGAGGGCGACCCCAATTGCAAAAAAGGCACCAGCCCCGTCGCCGCGTTGGAGCTGATGCGCAGCGTGGGCGTCGCCCCGCTGGACGCCGTGCCCTATCTTTGCGGTGCGGGCATAGACTCGGACGACCTGCTCATTGCCACGGAATTCCCCATTGTCGACTACCAGATTCTCTATACGACGAACCTGCCCGAGAACGATCCGATCAAAGTCCTCTCGGTTAAAAAGGCGCTCTCCGAGGGCAGCCCGGTGCTGATCTGCTTCAAGGTGCACAAGAGCTTTTACCGCGCAAGCGAAGTCTGGCGGCAGCAGGCCACCGACGCCGGCCCCGAGGGCCAACACGGCCTGCACGCAATGGTCGCCGTCGGCTACGATGACAACCGCTACGGCGGTGCTGTGCGCGTCATTAACAGCTGGGGAACCAAAGAATGGGGCGACCGCGGTTTTGTCTGGATTCCGTATGACGACTTTGCCCGCAACTGCATTGGCGCGCTTCAGGCCTATGGCAAGCAACCCAAGCCCAAGCCATACCAGAAGAGCGTGCCTGTCACTCCGGAGACGCCGCTCCTGCTCGCGGGCAGTGTCGAGTTCGAGGAGCGCGACGGCACCGAGATGCCCGCGATCAAAATCGTGAAGGACGGCGTCAATGCATCGGGCCAACACTTCGAAGGTTACCGCCTCGCGCGGGCCTACCCCTCCGGCACGCGTTTCCGGTTTTACGTTAACACGAACTCCCGCGCCTATCTCTACGCTTTCGCCACAGACTTGACGGGCAAGATCACGCAAATCCTGCCCTTCGAAGACGGCATGTCTCCCATGATCGGCAAGGGCAGCACCATCGCGTTTCCCTCGGAGAAAAAAGTCGTCCGCATGGACAACGTCCCCGGCACCGACTACCTGCTGATGCTTTACTCCGACGAGCCGCTCGATCCCAAGGCGCTCGCCGAAGCCATCGAGGCCAACGAGGGCACGCTCTCGGTGAAAGTTCACCAGGCCCTCGGCCCGCGCCTGATTCAGCAGGAGCACATCAAGTATGCCGACGACGGTATCGGCTTCGCGATTCAGCAGCAAACGCGCGGACACGTCGTCCCGCTGATGGTCGAGATCGTGCACGACTAG
- the pelF gene encoding GT4 family glycosyltransferase PelF: MSEETLDLCLIAEGTYPYVAGGVSGVVAQMINGMPDKKIGIFYIGSSAELAQKAVYPVPDHVTHIQKVFLFEGLGPNEKHRHWKANAARSEFYQRLGNFLQQTQNEQRDAAFAQLLDHFSALGDALTFEDFCEDDEAWEVICDAFKRYLPNVSFIDYFYTTRFMMLPLWILFRSLERTPKAHIYHSLCTGYAGVVAVEAARRNNARSIITEHGIYVKERISEISLATWIHEAREAYVTVDSDLGALKRLWIAKFRYLAEYSYRRCDALTTLYGGNRRMQEELGAPLNKSRIIPNGIDLGAFEPAYHRRRERLANAKPNVIGFVGRVVQIKDVKTLLRAMADVSARLPDARLVLMGPTGEEPEYFEECQKMAEQLKITSVIHFAGKQNLREALADIDVMVLTSISEGQPLVILEGFAVGIPCVSADVGSCRSLILGDSDEDRALGPAGDLTKVASPRQTANALVNLLSSPEKVQKYGENGRQRVTRFYQQADILGAYHSLYQEFMPTGASG, from the coding sequence ATGAGTGAGGAGACGCTGGACCTTTGCCTCATTGCCGAGGGCACTTACCCATACGTCGCTGGCGGCGTGTCGGGCGTCGTTGCGCAAATGATCAACGGCATGCCCGATAAAAAGATCGGCATTTTCTATATCGGCAGCTCGGCCGAGCTTGCGCAAAAGGCCGTGTATCCCGTGCCTGACCACGTAACACATATCCAAAAAGTATTTCTGTTCGAAGGTCTGGGCCCCAATGAAAAACACCGCCACTGGAAAGCGAATGCCGCCCGTAGCGAGTTTTATCAACGGCTCGGCAACTTTCTGCAGCAAACCCAAAACGAGCAACGGGACGCCGCCTTCGCCCAACTGCTTGACCACTTTTCCGCATTGGGCGATGCGCTGACCTTCGAGGATTTCTGCGAGGACGATGAGGCATGGGAAGTCATTTGCGATGCATTCAAGCGCTACCTGCCCAACGTATCGTTCATCGATTATTTTTACACGACGCGGTTTATGATGCTGCCGTTGTGGATTCTGTTTCGCAGCCTGGAGCGCACGCCCAAGGCCCACATCTACCACTCCCTGTGCACCGGCTATGCGGGCGTCGTGGCCGTCGAGGCTGCGCGTCGCAACAACGCCCGGTCAATAATCACTGAGCACGGCATCTACGTCAAAGAGCGCATCTCCGAGATCAGCCTGGCCACCTGGATTCACGAGGCTCGCGAGGCCTACGTAACGGTGGACTCCGACCTCGGTGCCTTGAAAAGACTTTGGATTGCAAAGTTTCGCTACCTCGCAGAATACTCTTACCGACGATGCGACGCATTGACCACCCTCTACGGCGGTAACCGGCGCATGCAGGAAGAGCTCGGCGCGCCCCTGAACAAAAGCAGAATCATCCCAAACGGCATCGACCTCGGGGCCTTCGAGCCCGCGTATCACCGCCGCCGCGAACGCCTCGCCAACGCCAAGCCCAATGTAATCGGATTCGTCGGCCGCGTGGTGCAAATCAAAGATGTCAAAACGCTCCTGCGCGCGATGGCAGATGTCTCCGCGCGTTTGCCCGACGCGCGACTGGTCTTGATGGGGCCCACCGGCGAAGAGCCGGAATACTTTGAAGAGTGCCAAAAAATGGCCGAGCAGTTAAAGATAACGTCCGTGATTCATTTTGCCGGAAAACAAAACCTGCGCGAAGCACTGGCCGACATCGACGTAATGGTGCTGACGAGTATCAGCGAAGGCCAGCCCCTCGTGATCCTGGAGGGCTTCGCGGTGGGTATCCCCTGCGTATCGGCGGATGTCGGCAGCTGCCGCTCGTTGATCCTTGGTGACTCGGATGAAGACCGCGCACTCGGCCCGGCAGGTGACCTGACGAAAGTCGCCTCGCCAAGGCAGACTGCAAACGCGTTGGTCAACCTGCTCAGCTCGCCGGAGAAAGTGCAAAAATACGGTGAGAACGGCCGCCAGCGTGTCACGCGGTTTTATCAACAAGCGGACATTCTCGGTGCCTACCACTCGCTCTACCAGGAATTCATGCCCACGGGCGCAAGCGGCTAA
- a CDS encoding HEAT repeat domain-containing protein — MKQTAAKLIVMLALALECGAIAAFVKGAGALSGGLHLLAIAGCIYGIVQLGFQRHERTAKFNLTLWLLLLVCAVPGLGPWMIGVPALIWTRPSRTARRVQFLGPEDVYHGDEQRSADPDYEASDMLAIIRSDSDDERRRAILGLRTYDPSAAIPVLKRCLQDSDELVRIYAQGILQNLQENLEKRSRALQAELTDETDTDARINLELRLAETQHEYVFLGLADEEVARRSIMENALASVKRAVELAPERNDLQLVQLRYEIELRATVAAEATMEKLRTNGFDRFLLQPWACELAYLKRDWAALRRLAAEAEESRMAYGRMLSACAFWREGMA, encoded by the coding sequence ATGAAGCAAACTGCCGCCAAGTTAATCGTCATGCTCGCGCTGGCCTTGGAGTGCGGGGCCATCGCCGCGTTTGTCAAAGGCGCGGGCGCACTCAGCGGCGGTCTTCACTTGCTGGCGATTGCGGGCTGCATCTACGGCATCGTGCAGTTGGGATTTCAACGCCATGAGCGCACCGCGAAGTTCAATCTCACTCTTTGGCTGCTCCTGTTGGTCTGCGCCGTGCCCGGCTTGGGCCCGTGGATGATTGGTGTGCCCGCGCTTATCTGGACGCGTCCATCGCGCACGGCGCGTCGGGTGCAATTCCTCGGGCCGGAAGACGTTTATCATGGCGACGAGCAACGCAGCGCCGACCCCGACTACGAAGCCTCGGACATGCTCGCGATCATACGCAGCGATTCAGACGACGAGCGCCGACGCGCAATCCTTGGCCTGCGTACCTACGATCCCTCTGCTGCCATTCCCGTGCTCAAGCGATGCCTGCAAGACAGCGATGAGCTCGTCCGCATTTACGCGCAGGGCATCTTACAAAACCTGCAGGAGAATCTCGAGAAACGCTCACGCGCGCTGCAAGCCGAGCTCACCGATGAAACCGATACCGACGCCCGTATCAACCTGGAGCTTCGCCTGGCGGAAACCCAGCATGAGTATGTGTTCCTAGGATTGGCCGATGAGGAGGTCGCGCGGCGATCCATTATGGAAAATGCGTTGGCCTCGGTGAAGCGTGCGGTCGAGCTGGCCCCCGAGCGCAACGATTTGCAACTCGTTCAACTGCGCTACGAGATCGAGCTACGCGCCACGGTGGCAGCGGAAGCCACGATGGAAAAACTGCGCACAAACGGCTTTGACCGCTTTCTCCTGCAACCCTGGGCTTGCGAACTGGCTTACCTCAAACGCGACTGGGCGGCGCTACGTCGACTGGCCGCCGAGGCCGAAGAATCACGCATGGCCTACGGCCGCATGCTCAGCGCGTGTGCATTTTGGCGGGAGGGCATGGCATGA